From a region of the Sphaerodactylus townsendi isolate TG3544 linkage group LG16, MPM_Stown_v2.3, whole genome shotgun sequence genome:
- the LOC125445869 gene encoding notchless protein homolog 1-like, whose amino-acid sequence MAFGLLQNVSLNDHKNALRHRVYLVLTVLLAKTALSAWGCSEFLLSPLFFFNPTVAEIKQKALQRYNQVRGQGPERLVSGSDDFTLFLWTPAEDKKALQRMTGHQALINQVLFSPDTRVIASASFDKSVKLWDGRTGKFLTSLRGHVSAVYQIAWSADSRLLVSGSSDSTLKVWDAKTRKLSVDLPGHADEVYAVDWSPDGQRVASGGKDKCLRIWRR is encoded by the exons ATGGCATTCGGGCTATTGCAGAATGTCAGCTTGAATGATCATAAAAACGCTCTTCGGCACAGAGTCTACCTGGTTCTCACTGTTCTGTTAGCAAAAACAGCTCTATCTGCCTGGGGGTGTTCTGagttccttctctcccctctctttttttttaaccccacAGTAGCAGAGATCAAACAGAAAGCTCTACAGAGGTACAATCAAGTCCGG GGCCAAGGGCCGGAAAGGCTGGTCTCAGGTTCAGACGACTTCACACTGTTTCTCTGGACCCCTGCAGAGGACAAGAAAGCTCTGCAAAGGATGACGGGGCATCAGGCACTGATCAACCAGGTCCTCTTCTCACCGGACACCCGCGTCATCGCCAGCGCCTCCTTCGACAAGTCCGTCAAGTTGTGGGACGGGAGGACTGGAAA GTTCCTCACCTCCCTGCGAGGGCACGTCTCTGCCGTGTACCAGATTGCCTGGTCAGCTGACAGCCGCCTCTTGGTCAGCGGGAGCAGCGACAGCACCCTGAAGGTGTGGGACGCCAAGACCCGGAAACTGAGCGTCGATCTTCCCGGCCACGCGGATGAG GTGTATGCTGTAGACTGGAGTCCCGACGGCCAGCGGGTAGCAAGCGGAGGCAAAGATAAATGCCTCAGGAT CTGGAGGAGATAG